From Sphingobium sp. B2D3C:
ACTTGTCATGATAATAACGGCTCAACATGCCGAAGGCAGCGGGTGCGCCGAGATAGCCATAAGGCGTGGTCCACTCCGCGCCATAGGAGCGCGGGCGGCCGTTATTCTCGGCCACGGCGGTATCGGCGAAAAGGCAGAGGACGGTGGTGCAGAGCCCGGCATCGATAGCGGCGGCGGCGCGCGCCACCGCGCCGACCGGCGAGGAGCCGCCAATGTCGACCGTCTGGCAGAAATCCAGCTCCAGTGCGAGTTGATCGGCCGTGGTCTGCGACCAGAAGATGTTGCCAGCGCCGGTGGACGAGGAGGACAGGATCAGCCCGTCAATCTCGCCCTTCTCGAAGCCGGTCTGCTCCAGAATGCCGTCGAGGATCTCGGCGCCCAGCTCCCAGACATCGACCTCGCTGCGCAGGACGATCTTGGTCTCCGCATAGCCGACAATGGCGTTATCGCGCAGCGCCATGGTTCAGCCTTTCGTCGGGTCGGAGGGCGGCGCGGCGACCTTGTTCTCGCCGCGCTCGACAAAGGCGCGGATGCGGTCGGTGCCCTCGCTGCTGCGGGCCGATCCGCCGATCAGCCCCTCGAAGAACAGCCCGTCGCTGTGGCTCATGTCGCCGATGCGGGGGAGCGCAGCGCACACGGCCCAGTTGGTGTTGGGGGCATTGCTGGCGATGCTGGCCGCCAGTTCCTTCGCCTTGGCCATCGCCTCGCCCTTGGGCACGACATATTGGCAGAGATTGGCGCGCTCGCCCTCGGCGGCGCTCAGCACGCGGCCGGTGAGCATCATGTCGGCCATGCGGGCATAGCCCATCAAGCCCTGAATGCGCACGGCGCCGCCGCCACCCACGAAGATGCCGCGCTTGCCTTCCGGCAGGGCGAAGAAGGTGCTCTCGTCGGCGACGCGGACCTGGCAGGCCGAGGCGATCTCCAGCCCGCCGCCGATGCAGGCGCCCTCCAGCGCGGCGATCCACGGGATCGGCCCGCGCGCGACGAGATCGAGCGGGACCGTC
This genomic window contains:
- a CDS encoding crotonase/enoyl-CoA hydratase family protein, with the protein product MSETLATYELDGEIAIVGINRAAKRNAVNTEVMASLHAAFERAASEARVGILFGHGGNFSAGLDLAEAASRMSGANPPKPWERGRWTVPLDLVARGPIPWIAALEGACIGGGLEIASACQVRVADESTFFALPEGKRGIFVGGGGAVRIQGLMGYARMADMMLTGRVLSAAEGERANLCQYVVPKGEAMAKAKELAASIASNAPNTNWAVCAALPRIGDMSHSDGLFFEGLIGGSARSSEGTDRIRAFVERGENKVAAPPSDPTKG